The following coding sequences are from one Salinicoccus sp. Bachu38 window:
- a CDS encoding methionine ABC transporter permease, translating to MSEFINAFAEMFSFENVKWDDVFTATNETLYMTVISTVFTFIFGLVLGIILFLSSKSEHAASAPIYGVTAFLVNLFRAIPFIILIILLIPFTKVLMGTIMGSQGALPALIIGASPFYARLVEIGLKEIDKGVIEAAESMGANTWTIIWKVLLPESLPALISGITVTAIMLVGSTAIAGVIGAGGLGNLAYMVGFTRNQSDVTLVATVVILVIVFIIQILGDLTAKAVDKR from the coding sequence GTCTTTACGGCGACAAACGAAACGCTTTATATGACCGTCATTTCCACTGTGTTTACATTCATATTCGGGCTGGTTCTCGGAATCATCCTTTTCCTGTCATCCAAAAGCGAGCATGCAGCCAGTGCACCGATCTATGGCGTCACAGCATTCCTCGTCAACCTGTTCCGTGCGATTCCATTCATCATACTGATCATCCTCCTCATCCCGTTCACGAAAGTGCTGATGGGGACGATCATGGGGTCGCAGGGTGCACTGCCTGCACTTATCATTGGTGCGTCACCATTCTATGCCCGCCTGGTCGAAATCGGACTCAAGGAGATCGACAAAGGGGTGATCGAAGCGGCGGAATCCATGGGTGCAAATACATGGACGATCATCTGGAAGGTGCTGTTGCCTGAATCACTGCCCGCCTTGATTTCAGGCATCACCGTCACCGCCATCATGCTTGTCGGCTCCACAGCGATTGCCGGCGTCATCGGTGCGGGAGGCCTTGGCAACCTGGCGTACATGGTCGGGTTCACAAGAAACCAGAGCGATGTCACTCTGGTCGCAACTGTAGTAATACTGGTTATCGTTTTCATCATCCAGATTCTGGGGGATCTGACTGCCAAAGCAGTCGACAAACGGTAA
- the sufD gene encoding Fe-S cluster assembly protein SufD, translating to MATEVNEYVINADEVISRAESRGESELLISRKKEALERIESLDMPKPDKTKLNKWDFFTVSQPVTDSATYGSLEELPEAVKSLLDIEHTKNIYVQHNNTPAYLQVSDELLDQGVVIENIIEASANHPELVEKYFMTEGVKIDEHKLAAYHAAMLNGGLFVYVPKNVQIEDPVQMVVLHDDEKASLFNHVLIVADEGSELTYVENYLSNVDKSNEQFNIVSEVIAKDNAKVNYGAVDFLSEGFTGYVNRRGVVGRDATLDWALGLMNDSNVINDNTTYLMGDNSISNLKTVVVGRGEQTLNFTTQIIHYGKDSAGHILKHGVMKDSASSIFNGVGHIKHGATRSDAQQESRVLMLSEKARGDANPILLIDEDDVTAGHAASVGRVDPIQLFYLMSRGISQKEAERLVIHGFLDPVVRALPIESVKNQLREVIELKVLSK from the coding sequence ATGGCTACTGAAGTTAATGAATATGTTATCAATGCTGATGAAGTCATTTCCCGTGCAGAATCACGCGGTGAATCTGAACTTCTCATCAGCAGGAAAAAAGAAGCACTAGAACGCATCGAATCCCTCGATATGCCGAAGCCGGACAAAACGAAACTCAACAAATGGGATTTCTTCACAGTATCCCAGCCGGTGACGGACAGCGCGACATACGGCTCCCTGGAGGAACTGCCTGAAGCGGTCAAGAGTCTTTTGGATATCGAGCACACGAAAAACATCTATGTACAGCACAACAACACCCCGGCATATCTGCAAGTCTCCGATGAACTGCTCGACCAGGGCGTGGTGATTGAAAACATCATCGAAGCCAGTGCAAACCACCCGGAACTTGTGGAGAAGTATTTCATGACCGAAGGTGTGAAGATTGATGAGCATAAGCTTGCTGCATACCATGCGGCGATGCTCAACGGCGGCTTGTTCGTCTATGTACCAAAGAATGTGCAGATTGAAGATCCGGTACAGATGGTTGTACTTCACGATGATGAGAAGGCATCACTGTTCAACCACGTACTGATCGTTGCCGATGAAGGATCTGAACTGACTTACGTCGAAAACTACCTTTCCAACGTGGACAAATCCAATGAACAGTTCAACATCGTTTCAGAAGTCATTGCGAAAGATAACGCGAAGGTCAACTACGGCGCAGTGGACTTCCTGTCTGAAGGATTCACAGGCTATGTCAACCGACGCGGTGTCGTCGGCCGTGATGCAACACTCGACTGGGCACTCGGTCTGATGAACGACTCCAATGTCATCAATGACAATACGACTTACCTCATGGGGGATAATTCCATATCCAACCTGAAGACGGTCGTTGTGGGCCGTGGTGAACAGACGCTCAACTTCACAACACAGATCATCCATTACGGCAAGGACTCCGCAGGCCATATATTGAAACATGGCGTAATGAAGGACAGTGCCTCCAGCATCTTCAATGGTGTCGGGCACATTAAGCATGGTGCGACGCGCAGTGACGCCCAGCAGGAATCCAGAGTATTGATGCTGAGTGAAAAGGCGCGTGGCGATGCGAACCCGATCCTTCTGATCGATGAAGACGATGTTACAGCAGGCCACGCAGCTTCTGTCGGACGTGTAGATCCGATCCAGCTGTTCTATCTGATGAGTCGCGGCATCTCCCAGAAAGAGGCGGAGAGGCTCGTCATCCACGGCTTCCTTGATCCGGTAGTGCGTGCATTGCCGATTGAATCCGTCAAAAACCAGCTCAGAGAAGTCATTGAACTCAAAGTTCTCTCAAAATAA
- a CDS encoding cysteine desulfurase, producing the protein MNAKDIRKDFPILDQQVNGNDLIYFDTSATSQTPSPVIDAMTAYYEAYNSNVHRGVHTLGTKATDGYEQARMKVRSFINAKRFEEVIFTRGTTAAINLVARSFGDMVIEPGDEIVVTEMEHHANIVPWQELAKRKQAELKFIPMEADGTLTMENVEATIGENTKIVAITHVSNVLGTINDIRAIAEVAHRNDAYIAVDGAQAVPHMSVDVQDLDVDFYAFSGHKMLGPTGIGVLYGRSELLDDMEPIEYGGDMIDFVDLRTSTWTDLPVKFEAGTPMIAEAIGLAAAIDYIEDIGPEAILEYEQELVNYALERMETVEGIEIYGPRSRAGLITFNLSDVHPHDLATALDSEGVAVRAGHHCAQPLMKWLGVSSTARASFYIYNTTEEIDSFIESLKRTKEFFSYEF; encoded by the coding sequence ATGAATGCCAAAGATATCAGAAAGGATTTCCCAATCCTTGATCAGCAGGTCAATGGCAATGACCTCATCTACTTTGATACATCAGCAACGAGTCAGACACCGTCACCTGTAATAGATGCAATGACTGCGTATTATGAAGCGTACAACTCCAATGTGCACCGCGGTGTGCATACACTCGGCACAAAAGCGACAGATGGTTACGAACAGGCACGTATGAAAGTGAGATCATTCATCAATGCCAAGCGATTTGAGGAAGTCATATTCACGCGGGGAACCACTGCAGCAATCAATCTTGTGGCACGCAGTTTCGGAGACATGGTGATCGAGCCAGGCGACGAGATTGTAGTGACGGAGATGGAGCACCATGCCAATATTGTGCCATGGCAGGAGTTGGCAAAGCGCAAGCAGGCGGAACTGAAGTTCATCCCGATGGAAGCGGATGGCACTTTGACGATGGAGAATGTGGAGGCGACAATCGGCGAGAACACGAAGATCGTCGCCATCACCCACGTCTCGAACGTGCTTGGCACCATCAACGACATCAGGGCAATCGCCGAAGTCGCACACAGGAATGATGCCTATATCGCGGTCGATGGCGCACAGGCTGTTCCGCATATGTCCGTCGATGTACAGGATCTGGATGTCGATTTCTATGCGTTCAGCGGCCATAAGATGCTCGGGCCGACGGGCATCGGTGTGCTCTACGGAAGAAGCGAACTGCTTGACGATATGGAACCGATTGAATATGGTGGCGATATGATCGACTTTGTCGATCTCAGAACATCCACCTGGACGGACCTTCCTGTGAAGTTCGAAGCGGGAACGCCGATGATTGCAGAAGCGATCGGCCTTGCTGCAGCCATCGACTATATCGAAGATATCGGTCCGGAAGCCATTTTGGAATATGAACAGGAACTTGTGAACTATGCGCTTGAACGCATGGAAACAGTGGAGGGTATTGAGATTTATGGCCCCAGGTCGCGCGCAGGCCTGATTACGTTCAACCTGTCGGATGTGCATCCGCACGACCTCGCTACCGCCCTCGACTCTGAAGGCGTCGCCGTCAGGGCCGGTCACCACTGTGCACAGCCTCTGATGAAGTGGCTGGGGGTATCATCGACAGCCCGTGCAAGTTTCTATATATACAACACTACAGAAGAGATTGACAGCTTTATCGAAAGCCTCAAGCGTACGAAGGAGTTTTTCTCTTATGAATTTTAA
- a CDS encoding DUF4870 domain-containing protein, producing the protein MNGENAQVFDKSLVMVSFIVSAFTAVLGPLLIWVLKKDDDPATGEALRHVVNFGLSYTIYMFVAWLTSFILIGLIIGPIITIAFYVFLIIGAIRANEGKVYKPPFTLDIVK; encoded by the coding sequence ATGAACGGAGAAAATGCGCAAGTTTTCGACAAATCACTCGTGATGGTCTCTTTTATCGTGTCCGCCTTCACAGCAGTACTGGGTCCGCTGCTCATATGGGTGCTGAAAAAGGATGACGATCCTGCCACCGGCGAGGCGTTGAGGCACGTGGTCAACTTCGGTCTGTCGTACACGATCTACATGTTTGTCGCATGGCTTACATCCTTCATTCTCATCGGTCTGATCATCGGCCCGATCATCACCATCGCGTTCTATGTGTTCCTGATCATCGGAGCCATCAGGGCGAATGAAGGGAAAGTCTACAAACCCCCATTCACCCTGGACATCGTCAAGTAG
- the sufC gene encoding Fe-S cluster assembly ATPase SufC, with protein MASVLEIKDLHVEIDGKAILKGVDLTLKQGEIHAVMGPNGTGKSTLAQAIMGHPRYEVTQGEVLLDGENVLEMEVDERAQAGLFLGMQYPSEISGVTNSDFLRSAINAQREEGDEINLMQFIKKLDKNMNYLEMDLDMSTRYLNEGFSGGEKKRNEILQLMMLEPKFGILDEIDSGLDIDALKVVSKGINELRGENFGALIITHYQRLLNYITPDFVHVMMQGRVVKSGGEELSKRLEEEGYDWIKEELGIEDETIAADVE; from the coding sequence ATGGCTTCTGTTCTAGAAATCAAAGATCTGCACGTCGAAATAGACGGCAAAGCAATTCTTAAAGGTGTCGATCTCACACTCAAGCAAGGAGAAATCCACGCGGTGATGGGACCGAACGGTACAGGTAAATCCACGCTTGCCCAGGCGATCATGGGACATCCGAGATATGAAGTGACTCAGGGTGAAGTCCTGCTCGATGGCGAAAACGTACTTGAAATGGAAGTTGACGAACGTGCGCAGGCCGGCCTTTTCCTCGGCATGCAGTATCCATCCGAAATCTCAGGTGTGACAAACTCCGACTTCCTCCGTTCTGCAATCAATGCACAGCGTGAAGAGGGCGACGAAATCAACCTGATGCAGTTCATCAAGAAACTGGACAAGAACATGAACTATCTGGAAATGGATCTGGACATGTCAACACGCTACCTGAACGAAGGATTCTCCGGCGGGGAGAAGAAACGCAACGAAATCCTGCAACTTATGATGCTTGAACCTAAATTCGGCATCCTGGACGAAATCGACTCCGGTCTTGATATCGATGCACTCAAAGTGGTATCCAAAGGCATCAATGAACTTCGTGGCGAAAACTTCGGCGCGCTGATCATCACACACTACCAACGTCTTCTGAACTACATCACACCTGACTTCGTTCACGTAATGATGCAGGGCCGTGTAGTGAAATCCGGTGGCGAAGAGCTTTCCAAGCGTCTTGAAGAGGAAGGTTACGACTGGATCAAGGAAGAACTTGGCATTGAAGACGAAACTATCGCTGCAGATGTAGAATAG
- a CDS encoding MetQ/NlpA family ABC transporter substrate-binding protein: MKKIFLLLAISIFAAILVACGNGGSEEATTEDSEESEETSETAENEETEEAGGTISIAASPAPHAEILEEAATILEEEGIELDIAIVNDYTTPNRLLADEEVDANYFQHTPYLETEKESHDYDITSAGNVHIEPMAVYSQDYDSLEELPDGSTILVSNNPAEEGRFLSFFVDAGLVEIEEGIDIEDATFDDITSNEKNFEFDNQTAPELLVSMYENNEAPAVIINSNFALDGGLSPTEDSIVVEDGNSPYANLVAVRTGDEEREDIQQLMEVLQGEEIKQFIEDNYEGAVIPVE; the protein is encoded by the coding sequence ATGAAGAAGATTTTCTTATTGCTTGCCATTTCAATTTTCGCAGCCATTCTGGTGGCATGCGGCAACGGAGGTTCGGAAGAAGCCACAACCGAAGATAGTGAAGAAAGCGAGGAAACATCCGAAACAGCTGAAAATGAAGAGACTGAAGAGGCGGGTGGTACGATATCCATCGCAGCTTCCCCGGCACCGCACGCTGAAATCCTCGAGGAAGCGGCAACGATCCTGGAAGAGGAAGGCATTGAACTCGATATAGCAATCGTCAATGACTACACGACGCCAAACCGTCTGCTTGCGGACGAGGAAGTGGATGCAAACTACTTCCAGCACACGCCATATCTGGAAACGGAAAAGGAATCCCATGACTATGACATCACAAGTGCGGGAAATGTACATATCGAGCCGATGGCCGTATATTCCCAGGACTATGATTCATTGGAGGAACTGCCGGACGGATCGACGATTCTCGTGTCCAACAACCCGGCTGAGGAAGGCCGCTTCCTTTCCTTCTTCGTAGATGCAGGACTGGTCGAAATCGAAGAGGGCATCGATATTGAAGATGCGACTTTTGATGATATCACATCAAACGAGAAGAACTTCGAATTCGACAACCAGACAGCACCGGAGCTGCTTGTGAGCATGTATGAAAACAACGAAGCGCCGGCTGTCATCATCAACTCCAACTTCGCATTGGACGGCGGACTGAGCCCGACGGAGGACTCCATCGTCGTTGAAGATGGCAATTCCCCTTACGCCAACCTTGTGGCGGTACGTACTGGAGATGAGGAGCGCGAAGACATCCAGCAGCTCATGGAAGTGTTGCAGGGTGAGGAAATCAAGCAATTCATCGAAGATAACTATGAAGGTGCAGTCATTCCGGTGGAATGA